The Antennarius striatus isolate MH-2024 chromosome 20, ASM4005453v1, whole genome shotgun sequence genome includes a region encoding these proteins:
- the scrib gene encoding protein scribble homolog isoform X7 — translation MLKCIPLWRCNRHVESVDKRHCSLQTVPDEIFRYSRSLEELLLDANQLKELPKPFFRLLNLRKLGLSDNEIQRLPPEVANFMQLVELDISRNDIPEIPESIKFCRALEIADFSGNPLSRLPDGFTQLRALAHLALNDVSLQTLPNDIGNLANLVTLELRENLLKSLPTSLSFLVKLEQLDLGSNELETLPDTLGALPNLRELWLDRNQLSSLPPELGNLRRLVCLDVSENRLEELPSELNGLLALTDLLLTQNVLEVVPDSIGGLKQLSILKVDQNRLTHLTDSIGECENLTELVLTENLLQSLPRSLGKLKKLTNLNVDRNRLGSVPKELGGCASLNVLSLRDNRLGKLPAELADATELHVLDVAGNRLQNLPFALTNLNLKAMWLAENQSQPMLKFQTEDDERTGEKVLTCYLLPQQPSPSLENLLQNSVDDSWTDSNLNRVSVIQFQEETKAEEEDDEAAADRRGLQRRATPHPSELKVMKKVIEERRNEAFTSRPDGEEESIDPQEKRLSDLSNQSHDSQVSNSTLSATSHEERRNVTVASHREDLVDGHYPHEEEELDEMEVEYIEPTVHFAEEPIIRGGEEDEEEDGEDGERSDEEDERPAFPMEKQRLIRKDTPHYKKHFKITKLPKPEAVAALLQGFSPGGLNSTTQAAEDERDEEEDESLSTPLHHHRIEELVDGQQVNSSQVKGVSFDQVNNLLIEPARIEEEEHTLTIQRQTGGLGISIAGGKGSTPYKGDDEGIFISRVSEDGPAARAGVKVGDKLLEVNGVDLHEAEHHTAVEALRSSGETVSMSVLRERMVEPENAITTTPLRPEDDYFPRERRSSGLAFNLETTPSGPQQRLSTCLIRNDRGLGFSIAGGKGSTPYRTGDTGIYISRIADGGAAHRDSTLRVGDRVISINGVDMTEARHDQAVALLTGTSPTIALLVERDPKAPGGSPGQSRARAHSPPPPEPSDSPDQEEEGLNLHGNHLSQMEDEYPIEEVTLVKSGGPLGLSIVGGSDHASHPFGINEPGVFISKVIPHGLACQSGLRVGDRILEVNSIDLRHATHQEAVRSLLANKQEIRMLVRRDPSPPGMQEIVIQKQPGEKLGISIRGGAKGHAGNPFDATDEGIFISKVSSSGAAARDGRLQVGMRILEVNNHSLLGMTHTEAVRVLRAIGDSLGMLVCDGFDPRKVAAVEASPGIIANPFATGIVRKNSLESISSIDRDLSPEEIDIMQKESEMVRETSQWEREDMEKVERMRLEREEATRLLEEETENMRTGPLKLDYKTLAALPTTSLQKINRFPLPVSLAAPMEAPLPAHYGSPLEPLGFSLNHHTEPESAPGLNTGHLQSDQADYLQGPQLLAADSAGSSTTINSSTCEAEEEECLVDSQPISFKENPFLVANRKGKGRPPGQQILSGPPVGYGKEGQLQPWLFSKAPSSDYTRTDSPIREAPYSPTIQPPSHHSSNSSLCTGRETRFANIHYTSTPTAKEDTPSSTRPGAIQPVGRVWQSTSPATPDGNSPNPFQHGPSPFNSQTSDLYGVRNNFHLNQPSPEPQLINEVFDDDIDGQTGPGKSLAGKVSSRQDYMSLAAVPRLSRLSMELQSPSPGGKDSPEQRSFRDRQKYFEIDVKQQTPDKPKPRVSLVGEDDLKKMREEEERKFEQRAREYLLDEDDEDDDEEDLAKQMAHMKASGKVLLDGVEYRVEPVSPPSQHSMSQSFNVTPPSYYGSSGPSSVDGKGDSQRNSLEDSFRTGQRPDSMTGLISAYPSESAAPIRTAKAERRHQERLRMQSPELAVAPDKDLSPAEKRALEAEKRAMWRAARMKSLEQDALKAQMVIAKSRDGKKRGTLDQLTESPSPAPTPSPTPMEELSPRGLTSPGRLSLSSKKFDYRQFAAIPSSKPVYDIQTPDAANNTQFINDDSGNPGNATSLEAEAPTTLPATSALEEMALYSNKRKLRQGRRSLEAAMPT, via the exons CCGTTCTTCAGACTACTCAACCTCCGAAAGCTCGGCTTGAGCGACAATGAGATCCAGAGACTCCCTCCTGAGGTGGCCAACTTCATGCAGCTGGTGGAACTGGACATCTCCAGAAACG ACATTCCTGAGATCCCCGAGAGCATTAAGTTTTGCAGGGCTTTGGAGATCGCAGACTTCAGTGGAAACCCCCTGTCCAG ATTGCCAGATGGCTTCACTCAGCTCAGAGCGCTGGCTCACTTGGCGCTCAACGACGTGTCTTTGCAGACGTTGCCCAACGACATTGGAAA cCTTGCCAACCTTGTGACGTTGGAGCTCAGGGAAAACCTGCTGAAGTCTTTGCCCAC GTCACTCTCTTTCCTGGTGAAACTGGAACAGCTGGACCTGGGCAGCAATGAACTGGAAACTTTA CCAGACACCCTGGGTGCCCTCCCCAACCTGAGGGAGCTCTGGCTGGACCGTAACCAGCTGTCCTCATTACCACCA gagctGGGAAATCTCCGGAGGCTGGTGTGTCTGGACGTGTCAGAGAATCGTCTGGAGGAGCTTCCCTCGGAGCTCAATGGCCTCctggctctcactgacctgctgctcACACAGAATGTGTTGGAGGTTGTCCCAGACAGCATAG GAGGCCTGAAACAGCTGTCCATCTTGAAAGTGGACCAGAACAGACTGACCCACCTGACTGACTCCATAGGAGAGTGTGAGAACCTTACAGAGCTCGTCTTGACGGAAAACCTTTTACAG TCACTTCCTCGCTCGCTGGGCAAGCTGAAGAAGCTGACTAATCTGAATGTAGACCGCAACCGTTTGGGAAGTGTTCCCAAAGAGCTGGGGGGTTGTGCCAGCCTCAACGTTCTCTCACTGAGAGACAACCGCCTGGGGAAACTTCCTGCAGAGCTCGCAGATGCCACTGAGCTACATGTGCTGGATGTGGCTGGAAACCG ATTACAAAACCTGCCTTTTGCCCTGACTAACCTCAACCTGAAGGCCATGTGGCTCGCAGAAAACCAGTCACAGCCAATGCTCAAGTTCCAGACGGAGGATGACGAGCGCACTGGAGAGAAGGTGTTGACCTGCTATTTATTACCCCAGcagccttctccaagtctag AGAACTTGTTGCAGAACAGTGTGGATGACAGCTGGACGGACAGCAACCTGAACAGAGTGTCAGTCATTCAGTTCCAGGAGGAGAccaaagcagaggaggaggatgacgagGCTGCTGCCGACCGTAGA GGCCTTCAGCGCAGAGCCACACCACACCCCAGTGagctgaaggtgatgaagaaggTGATTGAAGAGAGGAGAAATGAAGCTTTCACATCGCGACCTGATGGAGAAGAAGAGTCCATTGACCCACAG GAGAAGCGGCTCAGTGACCTTTCCAATCAGAGTCATGACTCTCAAGTGTCCAATAGCACGCTCTCAGCCACCTCCCATGAGGAACGACGCAACGTGACCGTGGCCTCACACAGAGAGGACTTAGTAGATGGTCACTACCCTCATGAAGAGGAAGAGCTGGATGAGATGGAGGTGGAGTACATTGAG CCCACTGTGCACTTTGCAGAGGAGCCCATCATCCGCGGTGGAgaagaggacgaagaggaggacggCGAAGATGGCGAGAGGAGTGACGAAGAAGACGAAAGGCCTGCCTTTCCCATGGAAAAGCAGCGTCTGATCAGAAAAGACACGCCACACTACAAGAAGCACTTCAAAATCACCAAGCTGCCGAAGCCCGAGGCTGTGGCCGCGCTGCTACAGGGCTTCAGCCCTGGCGGCCTCAACTCTACGACGCAGGCTGCAGAGGACGAGCGggacgaggaggaagacgagagtCTATCCACCCCTCTACACCATCACAGGATAGAGGAGCTGGTGGACGGCCAGCAGGTCAACTCCAGTCAAGTAAAG GGGGTGTCATTTGATCAAGTCAATAATCTGCTGATTGAACCTGCTCGaattgaggaggaagag CACACCTTGACTATTCAGAGACAAACAGGCGGCCTGGGCATCAGCATCGCCGGAGGGAAGGGGTCCACACCTTACAAGGGAGACGATGAG ggAATTTTCATCTCCAGAGTGTCTGAGGACGGTCCTGCAGCCAGAGCCGGGGTAAAAGTGGGAGACAAGCTCTTGGAG GTGAACGGCGTGGACCTCCACGAGGCGGAACATCACACCGCCGTCGAAGCGCTCCGTAGCTCCGGCGAAACAGTTTCCATGTCGGTGCTGCGAGAGCGCATGGTGGAACCGGAGAACGCCATCACCACCACGCCACTGAGGCCCGAGGACGATTACTTCCCGCGGGAGAGACGGAGCAGCGGCCTGGCTTTCAACCTGGAGACGACTCCCAGCGGGCCTCAGCAGCGGCTCTCCACCTGCCTGATCCGAAACGACCGGGGGCTGGGATTCAGTATCGCAGGGGGCAAAGGCTCCACGCCCTACCGCACGggagacaca GGAATATACATCTCTCGTATCGCAGACGGAGGAGCGGCGCACCGCGACAGCACGCTGCGAGTCGGAGACAGGGTGATCTCT ATCAATGGTGTAGACATGACAGAGGCCAGGCATGACCAGGCAGTAGCGCTCCTTACTGGCACCTCCCCCACCATTGCCCTCTTGGTGGAACGAGACCCAAAAGCACCAGGGGGCTCTCCAGGTCAGTCCAGGGCCAGAGCCCACTCCCCTCCGCCCCCTGAACCATCAGATTCACcagaccaggaggaggaaggcctcAACCTTCATGGGAACCACCTGAGCCAGATGGAAGACGAGTATCCCATCGAG gaagtgaccctGGTGAAGTCAGGCGGTCCCCTCGGCCTGAGCATCGTAGGAGGCAGCGATCACGCCAGTCACCCGTTTGGCATCAATGAGCCCGGAGTGTTCATCTCCAAG GTGATCCCTCATGGTCTTGCGTGTCAAAGTGGTCTGCGTGTCGGCGACCGCATTTTGGAAGTGAACTCAATCGACCTACGTCACGCCACGCACCAGGAAGCTGTGCGATCCCTGCTGGCCAACAAGCAGGAGATCCGCATGTTGGTACGGAGAGATCCCTCACCACCGGGGATGCAG GAAATCGTGATCCAGAAACAACCCGGGGAGAAGCTCGGCATCAGTATCCGGGGAGGGGCCAAAGGTCATGCAGGAAACCCTTTTGATGCCACAGATGAAGGCATCTTCATCTCCAAG GTTAGTTCGAGCGGCGCAGCAGCGAGAGATGGCCGGCTGCAGGTCGGCATGCGGATCCTGGAGGTGAACAACCACAGCCTGCTGGGGATGACGCACACGGAGGCAGTGAGGGTTCTCCGTGCCATTGGAGACTCCCTGGGAATGCTGGTGTGTGATGGATTCGACCCACGAAAAGTGGCTGCTGTCGAG GCATCTCCTGGCATCATTGCCAACCCGTTTGCAACAGGCATCGTCCGCAAGAACAGTTTGGAAAGCATCTCATCAATAGACCGAGACCTGAGCCCAGAGGAGATAGACATCATGCAGAAG GAGTCTGAGATGGTGAGAGAGACATCACAGTGGGAGCGAGAAGACATGGAAAAAGTG GAGCGTATGCGCTTGGAGCGAGAGGAGGCAACTCGCCTGCTAGAAGAGGAGACCGAG AACATGCGCACTGGACCTTTAAAACTTGACTACAAAACCCTGGCAGCACTTCCCACCACCAGTCTGCAGAAAATCAACAGG TTCCCACTTCCTGTAAGTCTAGCTGCACCCATGGAGGCCCCCCTGCCGGCCCATTATGGCTCCCCTTTAGAGCCACTGGGCTTCAGTTTAAACCACCACACGGAACCCGAGTCCGCTCCCGGTCTGAACACGGGGCACCTCCAATCTGACCAGGCAGATTACCTTCAGGGACCCCAGCTCCTCGCTGCTGACAGTGCTGGTTCATCAACAACCATCAATTCATCAACatgtgaagctgaagaagaggaATGCTTGGTGGACTCTCAGCCTATCAGCTTTAAAGAAAACCCTTTCTTAGTGGCCAATCGTAAAGGCAAGGGCCGTCCTCCCGGACAGCAGATCCTGTCGGGACCTCCTGTGGGCTACGGGAAGGAGGGACAGCTCCAGCCCTGGTTGTTTAGCAAG GCGCCTTCGTCCGATTACACCAGGACCGACAGCCCTATCAGGGAAGCCCCGTACTCTCCCACCATCCAACCG CCCAGCCACCACTCTTCCAACAGCTCCTTGTGTACAGGCAGGGAGACCCGCTTT gcAAACATTCATTACACTTCCACTCCCACTGCCAAGGAGGACACGCCATCATCA ACGCGGCCCGGTGCCATCCAGCCGGTTGGGCGCGTGTGGCAGAGTACCTCCCCCGCCACCCCGGACGGCAACAGTCCCAACCCTTTCCAGCATGGTCCCTCCCCCTTCAACTCCCAGACCTCT GACCTGTACGGCGTGAGGAACAATTTCCATCTGAATCAGCCGTCTCCAGAG CCTCAGTTGATCAACGAGGTGTTTGATGATGACATAGATGGTCAAACGGGACCTGGTAAGAGTCTGGCTGGCAAGGTCTCCTCCCGTCAGGACTATATGAGCCTGGCGGCGGTGCCACGGCTCTCCAGGCTCTCCATGGAGCTGCAG AGTCCTTCTCCTGGAGGTAAGGACAGCCCGGAGCAGCGTTCCTTCAGGGACCGGCAGAAGTACTTTGAGATCGACGTGAAGCAGCAGACGCCGGACAAACCCAAACCTCGAGTGTCTCTCGTGGGAGAAGACGACctgaagaaaatgagagaggaagaag AGAGGAAGTTCGAACAGCGGGCGCGAGAGTACCTGCTGGACGAAGACGATGAGGATGATGACGAGGAAGACCTGGCGAAGCAGATGGCGCACATGAAAGCCTCCGGGAAGGTGCTGCTGGACGGAGTGGAGTACCGAGTGGAGCCCGTGTCCCCCCCATCCCAGCACTCCATGAGCCAAAGCTTCAACGTCACGCCACCCAGCTACTACGGCAGCTCGGG gccgTCCTCGGTCGATGGCAAAGGAGACTCTCAGAGAAATTCCCTGGAGGACAGCTTCAGGACGGGGCAGAGGCCCGACTCCATGACTGG ATTGATCTCCGCGTACCCGAGCGAATCGGCCGCTCCCATTCGCACCGCCAAGGCAGAGCGCAGACATCAGGAGAGGCTTCGCATGCAGAGCCCCGAGCTGGCCGTGGCCCCCGACAAGGACCTGTCCCCCGCTGAGAAGCGAGCTCTGGAGGCCGAGAAGAGAGCCATGTGGAGGGCAGCGCG AATGAAGTCTCTGGAGCAGGACGCCCTGAAAGCTCAGATGGTCATCGCCAAGTCGCGGGACGGGAAGAAGCGTGGGACGTTGGACCAGCTGACGGAGTCGCCCTCGCCCGCCCCCACTCCCTCCCCGACGCCAATGGAAG AGCTCAGTCCACGGGGGCTCACCTCTCCAGGCAGGCTG TCCCTGTCGTCAAAGAAGTTTGACTACCGACAGTTTGCTGCCATTCCTTCTTCCAAACCCGTATACGACATCCAG ACCCCTGACGCAGCGAACAACACGCAATTCATCAACGACGACTCCGGCAACCCAG GGAACGCCACCAGCCTTGAGGCCGAGGCACCCACCACGCTGCCTGCCACCTCAGCCCTGGAGGAAATGGCTCTCTATAGCAACAAGCGCAAACTGAGGCAGGGTCGCCGCAGCCTGGAAGCCGCCATGCCCACGTAA